In one Bradyrhizobium sp. 4 genomic region, the following are encoded:
- a CDS encoding SulP family inorganic anion transporter — protein MSITGEHAGKLHQLRRPTFTELYLPKLVTVWREGYGWSDFRADVFAGLTVAIVALPLSMAIAIASGVTPDRGLYTAVVGGFIASLLGGSRFQIGGPAGAFIVLVAATADRHGVDGVILATLMAGLFLIAAGFLRIGTYIKFIPYPVTVGFTAGIAVIIFASQLRDLGGITLLAKEPSEFVPKLVALAGGLHTVNPSAVAVAIVSIAIIAGLRRWLPSWPGILIAVVLAAVACAVLSLPVETVGSRFGGIPRELPSPALPAFSLAKATAVLPDAISFALLAAIESLLSAVVADGMTGRRHRSNCELVAQGAANVGAALFGGICVTGLIARTATNIRAGARGPLAGMLHSVFLLLFMLIAAPLASYIPLAALAAVLVVVAWTMAEKHEFATLLRSSWGDAVVLLATFLLTIFRDLTEGILVGFALGAVLFIHRMAEMTGIEERSPMVAADRPDDENGERVPYDPALAVDRDVLVYRITGAFFFGAASAIGSVLDGIADKRKGFVVDFAAVPFLDSTAANVLGRVAAKAHRQGIRLFITGASPAVRRALLTHGVTPPRARYRETIARAVADIKGGAAQPAAGEAGTT, from the coding sequence ATGAGCATCACAGGCGAACACGCAGGCAAGCTGCACCAGCTTCGTCGGCCGACCTTCACCGAACTCTATTTGCCAAAGCTCGTCACCGTATGGCGCGAGGGCTACGGCTGGTCGGATTTCCGCGCCGATGTGTTCGCGGGCCTCACGGTTGCGATCGTCGCGCTGCCGCTGTCGATGGCGATCGCGATCGCCTCGGGTGTGACGCCGGACCGCGGACTCTACACCGCCGTTGTCGGCGGCTTCATTGCCTCACTGCTCGGCGGCAGCCGGTTCCAGATCGGCGGTCCTGCCGGCGCCTTCATTGTGCTGGTTGCGGCGACCGCCGACCGTCACGGGGTCGATGGCGTGATCCTGGCCACGCTGATGGCGGGCCTGTTCCTGATCGCTGCGGGCTTCCTGCGGATCGGCACCTATATCAAGTTCATTCCGTATCCGGTGACGGTCGGCTTCACCGCCGGCATCGCCGTCATCATCTTCGCCAGCCAGCTGCGCGATCTCGGCGGGATCACGCTCCTCGCGAAGGAGCCGAGCGAGTTCGTTCCGAAACTGGTCGCGCTTGCCGGCGGCCTGCACACCGTCAATCCGTCGGCCGTCGCGGTCGCGATCGTCAGCATTGCCATCATCGCCGGACTGCGACGTTGGCTGCCGTCCTGGCCGGGCATCCTGATCGCGGTCGTGCTCGCGGCGGTCGCATGTGCCGTGCTGTCGCTGCCGGTCGAGACCGTCGGCTCGCGCTTCGGCGGCATTCCGCGCGAACTGCCCTCGCCGGCCTTGCCTGCGTTCTCGCTCGCGAAGGCGACCGCCGTGCTGCCGGATGCGATCTCCTTCGCGCTGCTCGCCGCCATCGAATCGCTGCTGTCGGCGGTGGTGGCCGACGGCATGACCGGTCGCCGTCACCGCTCCAATTGCGAGCTGGTGGCGCAAGGCGCCGCCAATGTCGGCGCGGCGCTGTTCGGCGGCATCTGCGTCACGGGGCTGATCGCGCGTACCGCGACCAACATCCGCGCCGGCGCGCGGGGGCCGCTCGCGGGCATGCTGCATTCGGTATTTCTGCTGCTGTTCATGCTGATCGCAGCGCCGCTCGCGAGCTACATCCCGCTGGCCGCGCTCGCCGCCGTGCTCGTCGTGGTGGCCTGGACCATGGCGGAGAAGCACGAATTCGCGACGCTGCTGCGCTCGTCATGGGGCGATGCCGTGGTGCTGCTCGCAACCTTCCTGCTCACCATCTTCCGCGATCTGACCGAAGGGATTCTGGTCGGCTTCGCGCTCGGCGCGGTGCTGTTCATCCATCGCATGGCGGAAATGACGGGCATCGAGGAACGTTCGCCGATGGTGGCCGCCGATCGTCCCGACGACGAAAATGGCGAGCGCGTGCCTTACGACCCCGCACTCGCGGTCGATCGCGACGTGCTGGTCTATCGCATCACCGGCGCGTTCTTCTTCGGCGCGGCCTCGGCGATCGGCAGCGTGCTCGACGGCATCGCCGACAAGCGCAAGGGATTCGTGGTCGATTTCGCCGCGGTGCCGTTTTTGGATTCGACCGCGGCCAACGTGCTCGGCCGCGTCGCCGCCAAGGCCCACCGCCAAGGCATCCGGCTGTTCATCACGGGGGCGTCGCCTGCGGTGCGCCGCGCGCTGCTCACCCATGGCGTCACGCCGCCACGCGCCCGCTATCGCGAGACCATCGCGCGTGCGGTCGCCGACATCAAGGGTGGCGCGGCGCAGCCCGCGGCCGGTGAGGCGGGCACGACCTGA
- a CDS encoding helix-turn-helix transcriptional regulator — protein sequence MITSFQMRAARALLGIDQRALAELAGVSLPTIQRMEASTGNVRGVVETLMKVVEAFDRAGVELIGEQARSEGGGRGVRLKEPGPPRRVGA from the coding sequence GTGATCACGTCGTTCCAGATGCGGGCAGCGCGCGCGCTGCTCGGCATTGACCAGAGGGCCTTGGCGGAGCTTGCAGGCGTATCGCTGCCGACCATTCAGCGGATGGAGGCGAGCACCGGCAACGTCCGTGGCGTGGTCGAGACCTTGATGAAGGTGGTCGAAGCCTTCGATCGGGCCGGCGTCGAGCTGATCGGCGAACAGGCGCGCAGCGAAGGCGGCGGACGTGGCGTTCGGCTCAAGGAGCCGGGGCCGCCGCGTCGGGTGGGGGCGTGA
- a CDS encoding elongation factor G: MGQDVRSPRGPRCIALVGPFQSGKTTLLEAIMARTGAIFRAGSVDAGTSVGDATPEARHHKMTVGLTAVTTSFMGDSYTFLDCPGSVEFAHDMRAALPAVDAAIVVCEADEKKLPQLQIILRELEELKIPRFLFLNKIDRANKRIRETLEMLQPASRVPLVLRQIPIWKDELIEGFVDLALERAFIYREHKASEVVALQGGDLDREKEARFSMLEKLADHDDALMEQLLEDIQPPRDAVFDDLARELRDGLICPVLLGAAARENGVLRLMKALRHEAPGIAETAKRLGVPETRDALGFVFKTLHSQHGGKLSLTRMLAGHLDDGATLQSSSGGASRISGILAVTGAYDTKRAAAEAGDTVALAKLDPIKTGDTVSNGKTQPAALAASEPTPPVLAISVAATDRKDDVKLGQALMRLHEEDPSLVFVMNAQTHDTVLWGQGEMHLRVASERLRDRFGVKVASHPPAIGYQETIRKPIVQRGRHKKQSGGHGQFGDVVLDIRPLPRGEGFRFAEKVVGGAVPRNYIGAVEEGVVDGLARGPLGFPVTDLQVTLTDGSYHSVDSSDLAFRTAARVGLNEGLPQCQSVLLEPIHVVEIVCPTDATAKINAILSARRGQILGFDTRDGWSGWDCVRAMMPEAEIGELIVELRSATAGAGSFTRQFDHMAEVTGRAADQIIAAHQHAA, from the coding sequence ATGGGACAAGACGTCAGAAGTCCCCGAGGTCCACGGTGCATCGCGCTGGTGGGCCCTTTCCAAAGCGGTAAAACCACACTTCTCGAAGCGATCATGGCACGAACCGGCGCAATCTTTCGCGCCGGCAGCGTCGATGCCGGAACCTCCGTCGGCGACGCCACGCCAGAGGCCCGTCATCACAAGATGACCGTCGGGTTGACTGCCGTCACCACGAGTTTCATGGGCGACAGCTACACCTTCCTCGATTGTCCCGGTTCCGTCGAATTTGCCCACGACATGCGCGCCGCGCTGCCCGCGGTCGATGCCGCAATCGTGGTCTGCGAAGCCGACGAGAAGAAGCTGCCGCAGCTTCAGATCATTCTGCGCGAGCTGGAGGAGCTGAAGATCCCGCGTTTCCTGTTCCTCAACAAGATCGACCGCGCCAACAAGCGCATCCGCGAGACGCTCGAGATGCTCCAGCCCGCCTCGCGCGTGCCGCTTGTGCTGCGCCAGATCCCGATCTGGAAGGACGAGCTGATCGAGGGCTTCGTCGATCTCGCGCTGGAGCGCGCGTTCATTTACCGCGAGCACAAGGCCTCCGAAGTGGTCGCGCTTCAAGGCGGCGATCTCGATCGCGAGAAGGAGGCCCGCTTCTCGATGCTGGAGAAGCTCGCCGATCACGACGATGCGCTGATGGAGCAGCTGCTCGAGGACATCCAGCCGCCGCGCGATGCCGTGTTCGACGATCTCGCCCGCGAACTGCGCGACGGGCTGATCTGCCCCGTGCTGCTCGGCGCCGCCGCCCGCGAAAACGGCGTGCTGCGCTTGATGAAAGCGTTGCGCCACGAGGCGCCAGGTATCGCGGAGACCGCAAAACGACTCGGCGTTCCCGAGACCAGGGACGCCCTCGGCTTCGTCTTCAAGACGCTGCACTCGCAGCACGGCGGAAAGCTGTCGCTGACACGGATGCTCGCCGGCCACCTCGACGACGGTGCCACCCTGCAATCCTCCTCCGGCGGAGCCAGCCGCATCTCCGGCATCCTCGCCGTCACCGGAGCCTACGACACCAAGCGTGCCGCGGCGGAAGCCGGCGACACGGTGGCGCTCGCCAAGCTCGACCCGATCAAGACCGGCGACACGGTCTCGAACGGCAAGACCCAGCCGGCAGCGCTCGCCGCCAGCGAACCCACTCCGCCGGTGCTCGCGATCTCGGTTGCGGCCACCGACCGCAAGGACGACGTCAAGCTCGGCCAGGCGCTGATGCGGCTGCACGAGGAGGATCCCTCGCTCGTCTTCGTGATGAACGCGCAGACTCACGACACCGTGCTGTGGGGGCAGGGCGAGATGCATCTGCGCGTCGCGAGCGAGCGGCTACGCGACCGTTTCGGCGTCAAGGTCGCCTCGCATCCACCCGCGATCGGCTATCAGGAAACCATCCGCAAGCCGATCGTCCAGCGCGGCCGCCACAAGAAACAGTCCGGTGGGCATGGCCAGTTCGGCGATGTCGTGCTCGACATCAGGCCGCTGCCGCGCGGCGAGGGCTTCAGGTTCGCCGAGAAGGTGGTCGGCGGTGCGGTGCCCCGCAACTATATCGGCGCGGTGGAAGAGGGCGTCGTCGACGGGCTTGCGCGTGGCCCGCTCGGTTTCCCGGTCACCGATTTGCAGGTGACGCTGACCGACGGCTCCTATCACAGCGTCGATTCCTCCGACCTCGCCTTTCGCACGGCGGCACGGGTCGGGCTCAACGAAGGCCTGCCGCAATGCCAGTCGGTGCTGCTGGAGCCGATCCACGTGGTCGAGATCGTCTGCCCGACCGACGCCACCGCCAAGATCAACGCGATCCTGTCGGCGCGGCGCGGCCAGATCCTCGGCTTCGACACCCGCGACGGCTGGAGCGGATGGGACTGCGTCCGCGCCATGATGCCGGAAGCCGAGATCGGCGAGTTGATCGTCGAGCTGCGTTCGGCCACGGCAGGCGCCGGCAGCTTCACCCGCCAGTTCGACCACATGGCCGAAGTCACGGGGCGCGCCGCCGACCAGATCATCGCTGCGCATCAGCACGCGGCGTGA